A DNA window from Impatiens glandulifera chromosome 7, dImpGla2.1, whole genome shotgun sequence contains the following coding sequences:
- the LOC124946263 gene encoding glutaredoxin-C9-like, translated as MPKDNDVMKNMISQKAVAIVGIRGCFTVQFVLDLLHSFGASPATYNIDEEDEMNELDRLRKVINGAGEDKNIKLDQLPLIFIGERLFGGVDQVISSHARGELIRALKQAGAIWL; from the coding sequence ATGCCTAAAGACAATGATGTCATGAAGAACATGATATCTCAAAAAGCGGTGGCCATTGTGGGAATACGTGGATGTTTCACTGTTCAATTTGTGCTAGATTTGCTTCATAGTTTTGGAGCGAGTCCGGCAACCTACAAtattgatgaagaagacgaaATGAATGAGCTTGATCGGTTAAGGAAAGTTATCAATGGTGCAGGAGAAGATAAGAATATAAAATTGGACCAGCTTCCGTTGATTTTTATTGGAGAAAGGTTATTTGGAGGGGTGGATCAGGTAATTTCAAGTCATGCGAGGGGTGAGTTGATTCGAGCCCTGAAACAAGCTGGAGCAATATGGCTTTGA